GACGCTCTTCGCCACGGCCAGGCCGGCCTTGTCCTGCGCCTCGTGGGTGGACGCGCCCAGGTGCGGGGTGGCCACCACGTTGTCGAAGGCGAACAGCGGCGAGGAGGTGCACGGCTCCTTGGCGTACACGTCGACGCCGGCGCCGGCCACCCGGCCCTCGGCGATGGCGTCGGCGAGGGCCTGCTCGTCGACCAGGCCGCCGCGGGCGGCGTTGACGATCCGCACGCCGGGCTTGACCAGCGACAGCTCCTTCTCGCCGATCAGGCCGACCGTCTCCGGGGTCTTCGGCAGGTGGATCGAGATGAAGTCGCTCTCCCGCAGCAGCTCCTCCAGGCCGACCAGACGCACCCCGAGCTGGGCCGCGCGGGCCGGCTGGATGTAGGGGTCGTACGCGATCAGCCGGGTGCCGAAGGCGGCGATCCGCTGGGCGAACAGCACGCCGATGCGGCCGAGGCCGACCACGCCCACGGTCTTGCCCTGGATCTCGACGCCGGTGTACTTCGACCGCTTCCACTCCCCCGCCTTGAGCGCGGCGCTGGCGCTGGCGGTGTTGCGGGCCACGGCCAGCAGCAGCGCGACGGCCTGCTCGGCGGCGGAGACGATGTTCGAGGTGGGGGCGTTGACCACCATGACGCCCCGGGCGGTGGCGGCCGGCACCTCGACGTTGTCGAGACCGACGCCCGCCCGGGCGACCACCTTCAGCCGGGGCGCGGCGGCGACGGCCTCCGCGTCGATCTGGGTGGCGCTGCGCACGATCACCGCGTCGGCCTCGGCGAGGGCGGACAGCAGCGCCGGACGGTCGGTGCCGTCGACGTGACGTACGTCGAAGTCGTGGGCGAGCACCTCGATGGCGGCGGGAGCGAGCTCTTCGGCGATCAGTACGACAGGATTCATCGGTCCTCGTAGATATTGTGCGGGCGGTCGGCTGCCTCGACGGGACGCCGCACTGCGCCCTGTGCTGAACCGGGCCATGGCCGTTCGGGTGCCGGAAGCACCTCCCGCCGATGGTAGGCGGCAGGCTACCGGCGGTGTCCGCTGGCACGGGGTGTTTGCCCTCACACACCCCCGCCCCGCCACCCGCCCTCGACCACCCGCCCACCCCGCCACGAGCCCCGCACCGGCACGCCACGAGCCCCGCCCCGCTCCCGTCGATCAAGAGCTCCGCGCGCGCTCGGATCCCGGCGTGCCGGTGACGCGAACCTCTTGATCGACAGGGCGGGGTGGGGCGGTTGGCGGGTGGGGGGTCAGGCGGTCTCGGTGAGGGGGCGGTCGACCCAGCTCATCATGCCGCGCAGCTTCTGGCCGGTCTCCTCGATCGGGTGCGCCGCGCCCTCGGCCTGCCACTTGCGGTAGTTCGGCCGGCCGGCGTCGTCCTCGGCGATCCACTCGCGGGCGAACTCACCGGACTGCACCTCGGCGAGGATCTTGCGCATCTCCTCCTTGACCCGGCCGTCGACCACCCGCGGGCCCCGGGACAGGT
The sequence above is a segment of the Micromonospora sp. WMMD882 genome. Coding sequences within it:
- the serA gene encoding phosphoglycerate dehydrogenase translates to MNPVVLIAEELAPAAIEVLAHDFDVRHVDGTDRPALLSALAEADAVIVRSATQIDAEAVAAAPRLKVVARAGVGLDNVEVPAATARGVMVVNAPTSNIVSAAEQAVALLLAVARNTASASAALKAGEWKRSKYTGVEIQGKTVGVVGLGRIGVLFAQRIAAFGTRLIAYDPYIQPARAAQLGVRLVGLEELLRESDFISIHLPKTPETVGLIGEKELSLVKPGVRIVNAARGGLVDEQALADAIAEGRVAGAGVDVYAKEPCTSSPLFAFDNVVATPHLGASTHEAQDKAGLAVAKSVKLALQGEFVPDAVNVQAGGVVAEDVRPLLPLAEKLGRAFTAVAGGVAASVTVEVKGEIANHDVSVLKLAATKGLFSSVVEEQVTYVNAPHLAAERGVEVTLTSQADGVDQPNLVTVRGALPDGRTVSVSGTAVGAAGREVLKLTEVDGFDVEIGAEGILLFLRYVDRPGVVGTVGTLLGEAGINIAAMQVARREAGGETLMTLTVDQALGADLLTSAAESIGATAASAADLRDE